The Megachile rotundata isolate GNS110a chromosome 4, iyMegRotu1, whole genome shotgun sequence region ATCGATAAACATTAATACAATAAGAAACAAAATAAGTTTTATGAATATAAACATTCATTAATTTACTTATATGaaatataacattaaaatttattaatcaccGCGCAAGTCGTGGTCCAATTCCACGATTCTATAACTGCAATGCATTTTGGGACACGCGCAAAATCTATAATTacatgttactttcattattaatttttgaataatttaaataataacattaataacgcaatatttaaataagtaattgaTACGTAGCAAATTTTACATGTAATTTAAATGATACTTTGTTATGACGTGTACATCGTCATCGTCATAGCAAGTTCCGTTATATGTCCAAAATGGCGAAACATGAACAATTGACCTTTGCTTTGTTTTCATAATTCCGATACAACGGAATCTCTAAgatttagaaacataaaattaCACGAATATTCTAAATAAATCATTCGCGTGTATAACCTATTAAACGTACAAAGTCTTATCAATTTCACAAAGTAAATGCTAACGCAATAACAGACAGTAAACTTATCATGTTAACTACGCTGGTCAATTTgactattatataatttataacacaTCACTAATTGCATAATTGGATAAATACAACgtcaaacaaatattattacaattcgAGTTGGAATTTATAAAGAATTGTTATCATATGTATTAACACAAGCGACATTGACACTAAACTATAAAATGGCGTCTCTCGGACAAACATGATCACTTTTCAACAGTATGCGTCTCTAGCACGTTTCACTTCCAATTTTCGTACTTGATCACAGATGTAATAGTTTTCATATGTAAGAAAATAACAGTCCAATTTCTAAAAGGTAAGTTGTGTAAAGATAAAGGGGTGTTCCAAATACTTAACATTAACGACCATTTTTGCTTTGATGACGTAATGAAATACGAAAGTCAAGAAAGAAACTAGATATCGAGAATGATGGCGGCGCACACGTAATATCCTTCCGGTTCCTATTCAGCTTTACGCGTTCTCGACAGCGATTGGCTTACATTTGTAGAACTTTTGCTGCAGACCAATCGCTTCAAAACCAATATTGATGAGTCATCCTGTTTAGGATTTTCCGTTGAAAGTTGTGCAATCGTGTTTCATTTTTCCTCTATACGCAaacgttaaattaaaaatataaaaataccgtAATCGATAAATACGAATATTTAATATGGATTCGTTGTAAtaagaaatgataaaatatcttactttcatatttttacttgtatttacatttttaatatttgttttctCTTATTTGGTAATAAAAACGATTtaacttattataaaataaaaagggCGACGCGATTCGTTTGTAGGCGGCATATGTTGTTATAGTATAGTTATCATTCAAATTATTCCCCAAACTTCTTCAAATGCAGTACATAATTTACTGCAAGTTAAAGCTCCAGATAAAGGATAATTACTAATAGATATAGTATCTTCTGTGTAATCTGGCGTTAtctataatttatgtaattttaattaaaataatgatatataattatgcgttttgttaaattaaaatactaTATACTTACTTGACCATGAGCCATTGCACCTACTGCAATAGCAATTGGTTCATCTGAAGGAACTAATTCTCTTGGATTTTGTACTTTCTTTGCACTAAATGACATAGCAATCTTACGACAACCAACTGGTAAATGATCTGTAACTggatttttaataactttcaatAGTTTCATTGGTCCATCAGATGCACGAACACTGAATTTATGCAACAGCTGcactgaaaaaatataaatataaaatatattatcttccagtataatataatttcttgtAAGGCATAATTATGTGTAATTTTTACCCATAAGGCCTGCAAAGCGTTTGAACGTTCTTGGTATCCTCGTTTGAGGATTTACTTCTATCAATACATTTTTTTCTGTATGAACATAAACCTGCAAAAGTCCCGCTCTATTTAGTGGACTATCCATCAACATTAATAGGCATTGATGAGTAATATCTGGTCTACATGAGCCTGCATCACGATTATTTTTCCTTAATATACTGGCGTGGTCATCACAGTTGAGTAATTCAAAACTATTTCCAACCTATAACCATTTGAATTTTCAGTAGAGGTTACAAACTATACTTACATAAATTCAATACTTCATAGTTTACTACACAGGATGTCAAAATGTTATcttaaatataaacaaaatataaccTTACTTTAACAGATTCCAATTGAGCTTTCTCTAGAATAACAATTAATCGCTTCTCCTGATGTTTTATGTGTGCTATCTGAAGATGTTTAGGAGCAGGGTCATATTCAAAATCATCTTTCCCAGAACGATTTTTGCGCTTTTGAGACATtctttgtatttattaaaattacaaaatcacaattcaAGCTTGCACGTGAGCTATCATGGCATTGTACAGTATTGTAGTTCAAGTAATTGCGGTCAGAGGACAATACTGTACAGTTACATTACCGACTAGTTTTAGGCAAAATTTCGGAAAACCGTCATGCTCCGATATTgaccaaattttgcaaataggtTCTTCTTCGCAAAAGAAGATATCTGTGAAAATGGTTTTTGGTGAttcgaaagaaaatttattatcattcttatgTCATTCCCTATATCATCGACGATATCCTTAGGCAAATTCTAATTACCCTAAGGGTTTCTATAGAGTttgtttttctatatttaaaatagccaattaataataattttcaaaaataactaatttattgaaattgattttaaaatttgtggtTTTGATataattgaacataaataaaattgaatatcaaatacaaataaaattcttctttatcGACGGCTTGAAAATAAAACTCCTCTTGACCGACGACGACTCCGATGATCACCACATTTATATGGAgagtgtttttaaataaaattcttctttatcGACGGCTTGAAAATAGAATTCCACTTGACCGACGACGACTCCGATGATCACCacatttttgttttatatacCGCCATCTAGCGACAGAAGATGCGAACTAATTAAAGTACTgcttcaaaagtgtgtagttcaccctgtttgccggagagatggcgccacttgttccattttttataataattgaattaatactgattttattgattaatgtgCTACATATTTatcatatgattattaatatcgaTTTTATATTGTTTGCAATATATTCCGTGGGTCCAATGATGTGGATATACatctttgcaaaatatttttagctttaataaattatgttataaGAATACTATATTTTAGTCGTTCTAATATATGAAATTGGGCATTCTTACATTTTAGTTAGAAATTAGGATAGAACAGTATACAGGAAAAAGAAGTGTTCCATGAAAAAGTAATTTGATCTTATTGactgtattaatatttatactgataatatgaatattattattaaacattaacTATAAATTATACTGTGATGTTACCAAGCATAGTTTAACATTTCGGGAATTGCAGATATATCACTAAAAAAAGTATCAATAAACAAGATAAAGCAACAATTCAACAATGAACTAATCAACAATAAAAATGTTCGATTTCCAACAGACAGGTTTATCTCCTAAAAGTGAATCCTTTTCGACGGCTCTTTATGTCAACCAGCTGTTGTGCCTGTTTCTTAAGAGCATTTCTGGTTGGtatctcttcctcttcttccgaAAGTATCGTTGCTGGTGTTGTAGAGGACGGAAATCGTGGAAACAGCGGTCCTCCATTCGAACGTGCCACTTTTCCCTCTACCGATGTCGTTGTAATCGATACTGTTTCTACCTAATtcgataaattatcaaatttaaagataCACCGTTTACACAAtagttttatttgaataaaaattacaatgacatgtttcattttcttcttttcagatgttatacaataataatattgctTTTTACCTTATCGATTACAATTTCGTTCAATACTTCCAGATACTTGTCGGGTCCACCTAAGGTTTCGATTATGCTCTTCGATTTTTCGTTCATCAAATCTATCAGTTCCAAgggattttcaattttacttggCTCCTCAGGCAAATTGTCAATAATATCCTGAAATTTGTtccttaaaaaaataattttaaacaaacaaTGCAATGTATTGTAAGGATACTTTGTACTTTGTAAAGATCGATGCACTCTTATCAGATGAGTTAACATTTCTACTTTGTTTGAAAGCAATCAGAACTAAATACAAGAATTACAAGATGGCGACTGCTGCTACCAAAATGTTCCAATCTTTCACTTTCAAACTATCGCAAGTGActcaaaagttaaaatttttgttcagtgTTATTGTCGAGAAGAAAAAGTTTCTTCAATGTCCGAAACCTCCCATGTTCTTTCAGAAAGTCAAATTCTTCTCCATTACTATTCCGTGTTTGTACACGCCCAACAGAGAATTGAAAGAAGACACAGAGTATCGGAAGGTGAGTTAACGAGTTAGGGCGGCACGTACAGATTTCTAGGGATCGATTGAATCAATAATTGATTTTCTCGCGGTCAGACGTGCTACCGAAGTGTTTACTTTCGATCGAACGTGAAGGTGTTAATGCGTAGGACAGCGGCTTCCTCAGGTGAGAATTACAGGCAAAGATCGTTGAAGAGAGTTCATTGGTGAATGACGAGCGAGGAGGATGAACGTCGATGGGGTGTTAAATCGCCAGAGACAATATAATTGGTACGGAAACTCCAAGCGGTTCCATTACCGTAAATGCCATCGAAGGCGGCTTTACTAATTCAATTAGGAATTTACACGGTATTTCCATCGACCATTTTAACCATCACAACGGCCATTCCGATGGGATTTGATTTTCTGTATGCTTTCCTTGAAAAGTGTTAATTCGACGCGACATCCTTTCGCGTTTATTGAACGAACGTATGTTAATTAAACACTTTTTGTTACTACAAAAGCTAATCACTGATTGCTGATTGTCGTAAAGATAAAAGTAATTTCTGATACTCACTTTCGATTGAACAGCTGAAGATTTCGTTACGAATAAAATTCAGATTAAAATTTAGTTTCTTAATTTTGCTCAGAGACATTGCTACTGATTGTTTAATTATCTAGGCATATGAAAGTGAATGAGGTTCTGAATTATCCGAatataaactttcaatttttatctacAAGTCATTTTAAACTGAAAACGGGAGGAATATACCAAGGTTGAGTTTCAGTCTTTCTGACCATACATGCCCCTTTAAGTCGGTTGATCATTTCATTCATTGATGATGAGTCAAGAACACCTGACGTGGCGAAGTACGTCGAAAAGTTACTCACTCGAAACTTATTGCACACGTTCCACAAAGTCGTAGTTATTTCTCGCAGAAGATCCTCGACCCTTTGTCTTTCCGTTTCTGCCTTTAATTGACGCGCTCGTTGCTCATCGATCTGGCTGTTCAACGTTTCCACTTCTTCCGCGTTTCTAAGATGCACGGCGCGCAATCAAAAAGATTAAGAAACATAGGATGCACCCTGTGAAGGATATGCAGGAAAAGGTTTCTTACTGTTCCGCGTTCTTTGTTTCAGAGAACTTTTTCGTCTCCATCTCGGCGATCAGTTCTTGTCTTTGCTTTTCTAACGCCATTTTCTCTTGCTCCGTGGCCAACCGCATTTTCTGTAGATTATTCTTGGTCGCCCGCTGACCCAGAAACCGGTTCAGAACGTCCTCGGACCTGGACACTCCGGTGGCGCTGCGAAGCTTGGAGAACGCCTCTTCCAGTCGTGTCACCTCGTCCTTGGTAATGTCCTCTGTG contains the following coding sequences:
- the LOC105663012 gene encoding outer dynein arm-docking complex subunit 3, producing the protein MVHMRRKSSAHEKKRNLSETIAKAEEDNVRLRKRHDLIKYQRQRRQQKLHLLLEEYGQLMNDKMQKLFKKKVENPLKSKIVKLEVRLEHVRMMQIKANIVRMKYRSMRSDLKEKSVFYASSLKNLEDEIKEQENEMKRLQRVKEEAITLRDNTQETLIKEEIEVTNCSKERNAVLEEYRRRVLERKMELERLEKMIFHSRSRDDFDTRGKSRVVPTEDITKDEVTRLEEAFSKLRSATGVSRSEDVLNRFLGQRATKNNLQKMRLATEQEKMALEKQRQELIAEMETKKFSETKNAEQNAEEVETLNSQIDEQRARQLKAETERQRVEDLLREITTTLWNVCNKFRDIIDNLPEEPSKIENPLELIDLMNEKSKSIIETLGGPDKYLEVLNEIVIDKVETVSITTTSVEGKVARSNGGPLFPRFPSSTTPATILSEEEEEIPTRNALKKQAQQLVDIKSRRKGFTFRR
- the LOC100879857 gene encoding ribosomal RNA small subunit methyltransferase NEP1 — its product is MSQKRKNRSGKDDFEYDPAPKHLQIAHIKHQEKRLIVILEKAQLESVKVGNSFELLNCDDHASILRKNNRDAGSCRPDITHQCLLMLMDSPLNRAGLLQVYVHTEKNVLIEVNPQTRIPRTFKRFAGLMVQLLHKFSVRASDGPMKLLKVIKNPVTDHLPVGCRKIAMSFSAKKVQNPRELVPSDEPIAIAVGAMAHGQITPDYTEDTISISNYPLSGALTCSKLCTAFEEVWGII